Proteins from one Anastrepha obliqua isolate idAnaObli1 chromosome 2, idAnaObli1_1.0, whole genome shotgun sequence genomic window:
- the LOC129239602 gene encoding protein ORD gives MFIEEIEIYNILACAHVKLQFKQNHSAVYIVQGGNNCPIRCAVSTALKFICSGQYASIESLAHFKNLHEGYARVILLFPKGVADETISVSAETRANNDFESDSDSDAPCTSEQALLREQRRKHNQKTKKAKEERHQQVFHRVDALRDFRYSPEMIEYSIDDGVKQKCSIYAFQGKFRTNIDYILQQTQVSRKAFTGNWLQFFTTKLNGCMNREKEIAKLFGQFVQLFLKNYYKEYDLLSKLTTCCIIGQTALDVILATDALKIFSDVRITFEFITCMEYTVWFLIPYKGRYVSVQEVSLENFKFENISTCIKLKHSENQSREYVWSDAQNAVQDLLFIAFQLVICFHHKRGIVYLQDELNTIKEYQTMQLVIAAYLQNDGTDRNFLPSKNYLQRILEACNKMKITAIIDYPGGLPVTPISGNLIKCFKDEYSGEWELKVEDNCNSCQAAEVISVLEEGLKTD, from the exons ATGTTCATCGAGGag ATAGAAATCTACAATATACTTGCCTGTGCGCATGTGAAGTTGCAATTTAAACAAAACCACAGTGCAGTTTATATTGTTCAAGGCGGGAACAATTGTCCAATTCGATGTGCGGTTAGCACTgcacttaaatttatttgtagcgGGCAATATGCAAGTATTGAATCACTAGCTCACTTCAAAAATCTTCACGAAGGGTATGCTCGAGTAATTCTACTCTTTCCGAAAGGAGTTGCTGACGAAACAATTTCAGTGAGTGCAGAAACAAGGGCCAATAATGATTTCGAAAGTGATAGCGACAGTGATGCGCCGTGCACATCAGAGCAGGCGCTACTTCGAGAACAACGACGAAAGCATaatcaaaagacaaaaaaagcGAAGGAAGAAAGACATCAACAAGTATTCCATAGAGTTGACGCATTGCGTGACTTCCGCTATAGTCCAGAGATGATCGAATATTCCATTGATGATGGTGTGAAGCAAAAGTGCAGCATATATGCATTCCAGGGAAAATTTCGCACAAATATTGACTACATATTGCAACAAACTCAGGTATCTCGAAAAGCATTCACCGGTAACTGGTTGCAgttttttactacaaaattgaatggttgcatgaATCGAGA GAAGGAAATAGCGAAATTATTTGGACAGTTTgtacaactatttttaaaaaattactacaaGGAATATGATCTACTTTCCAAATTGACAACCTGTTGCATTATTGGACAGACAGCTTTAGACGTTATATTGGCGACGGATGCCTTAAAGATTTTCAGTGATGTACGCATTACATTTGAGTTTATTACTTGCATGGAGTACACAGTATGGTTTTTAATCCCATACAAAGGACGTTATGTATCTGTGCAAGAAGTG AGTCTGGAAAACTTTAAATTCGAAAATATCTCCACATGCATAAAACTAAAACATAGCGAAAATCAAAGCAGAGAGTATGTATGGTCAGATGCCCAAAATGCAGTCCAGGACctattatttattgctttccAACTGGTGATATGTTTTCACCACAAAAGGGGTATTGTGTACTTGCAAGATGAATTAAATACG ATAAAGGAATATCAAACTATGCAACTAGTAATTGCGGCTTATTTGCAAAATGATGGCACCGACAGAAAC tttttgccctccaaaaattatttacaacgaATCCTAGAGGCctgcaataaaatgaaaattactgCAATCATTGACTACCCAGGTGGCTTACCAGTAACACCGATAAgtggaaatttaataaaatgtttcaaggaCGAGTACAGTGGCGAATGGGAATTAAAAGTGGAAGATAACTGTAATTCTTGTCAGGCTGCCGAAGTGATCAGTGTGCTGGAAGAAGGCCTAAAAACTGATTAG
- the LOC129238418 gene encoding zinc finger protein 569, which translates to MLRNCTLPSSYEQARTSIRCGEIICYDNVNFTIICVLCKMKLFEFEDFMLHYQNVHLRGNAHDSDSDIDAVVDGELEACIKDEEFENVEYLAELNECGVSPESEPHPVRILEDAGVIERKDMPSKSSIAEAADNGNTIEYGNAADVEAISNRDEFDDEEDVDWDASNGDNENHILKKPRKPKEYTCAHCQKSYTTERILKLHINMKHLRPKDFKCAQCDAEFTEQRSLDSHMRKEHIGFSCTLCERVYKNSRSLRVHLQSHKGLKEFICKYENCGKAFVTSTRLKVHQKIHTDERNYICEVCGYRTRQKDALVVHKRTHTGERPFECTICGRRFISASLLNEHKPMHSTERPHKCDVCGAAFSRSKALYHHKHLHLGIKKFVCKLCGRAYAQMAGLAGHMRQHKAEEQSFLTISSSEVIGYTVTLLSKPPHATKLPEGEYAQAIIHVVGMVIKCSLLVVKASQIIRRPSCDDEIMKMLKLLPPDTSKFHNFKCGEIYCLSSNSYNVACCLCGINVEFERFPQHFQNEHLTPKPEKVEKSTPNAEETIKVDVDPIKSEDEDVSDNGGDSVGFDGPDSDHDEAVVDEKPFDFVDLQNLDVNVVEPEKKSKHKKEADNDDASDTKSTDDKRDAHDEDWRPEDSSDDEKPKAQDDIDSLPYPCPDCMRSYKTKRSMLTHHRQTHNPTKRKPKEPNLKFKCEECGELFRAERNLRAHKWKHTGIVCDICGKKFSQTGNLQRHKIRHTGIKAHKCQECGNDFFTDKELKAHMLRHTGERPVVCEICGRRCRDHGVYKAHMRRHTGERPAKCDVCGKAFYSFHDLNVHAVTHSTERPFACDMCGSTFQRKKSLRVHKKLHSKDRKHECKVCGKTFAQSGGLNAHMRTHDAALSRSIVGTSSAIPAPVVTDGVGTSTSMGLAGAIGVGLGTDVNPVNSIGETLLGVTGVLSGTGSTMDSVTN; encoded by the exons atgttgCGAAACTGCACACTGCCTTCAAGTTATGAGCAAGCTCGAACTAGCATAAGATGTGGAGAAATAATTTGTTACGACAATGTAAATTTCACTATAATTTGTGTGCTATGCAAAATGAAGCTTTTTGAGTTTGAGGATTTTATGCTGCATTATCAGAACGTACATTTACGGGGAAATGCACATGATAGTGATAGCGACATTGATGCGGTTGTCGATGGTGAACTGGAAGCATGCATAAAGGATGAAGAATTTGAAAATGTGGAATACTTGGCTGAATTGAACGAATGCGGCGTAAGCCCAGAATCCGAACCCCATCCGGTACGTATTTTGGAAGATGCAGGAGTAATAGAGAGGAAAGATATGCCATCCAAATCATCAATCGCAGAAGCAGCTGATAATGGTAATACCATTGAATATGGTAATGCTGCCGATGTTGAGGCTATTTCTAACCGTGATGAATTCGATGACGAAGAAGATGTAGATTGGGACGCGAGTAATGGAGACAATGAGaaccatattttaaaaaag CCTAGAAAGCCAAAAGAGTACACGTGCGCACATTGCCAAAAAAGTTATACCACCGAACGTATATTGAAGCTTCATATAAATATGAAACACCTCCGGCCGAAGGACTTTAAATGTGCGCAATGCGATGCCGAGTTTACAGAACAACGTTCTTTGGATTCTCATATGCGGAAAGAACACATAGGCTTCTCGTGTACACTATGTGAACGTGTCTATAAAAATTCGCGCTCGTTGCGCGTACACCTGCAATCACACAAAGgtttaaaagaatttatttgCAAGTATGAGAATTGTGGGAAAGCATTTGTTACTTCGACACGTCTTAAAGTACACCAAAAAATTCATACAGACGAGAGAAATTACATATGCGAAGTATGCGGTTATCGGACGCGACAAAAGGATGCATTGGTTGTACACAAGAGAACGCACACGGGGGAAAGACCTTTTGAGTGCACTATTTGTGGACGTCGATTTATCTCAGCCTCACTACTTAACGAACACAAACCCATGCATTCTACAGAGCGTCCGCATAAGTGCGATGTATGTGGAGCAGCATTTTCACGCAGCAAAGCACTATATCATCACAAACACTTGCACTTAGGTATTAAAAAGTTTGTATGTAAACTATGCGGTAGAGCTTATGCCCAAATGGCGGGATTGGCAGGTCATATGCGTCAGCATAAGGCGGAAGAGCAGAGTTTTCTAA CCATTTCATCGTCAGAAGTAATAGGATACACTGTAACCTTATTATCCAAGCCACCACATGCAACAAAATTGCCCGAAGGTGAATATGCACAAGCCATTATCCATGTAGTGGGCATGGTGATAAAATGTTCCTTATTGGTTGTGAAGGCGTCCCAGATAATTAGGCGCCCATCCTGCGATGATGAAATTAT GAAAATGTTAAAACTTTTGCCGCCGGATACGAGCAAATTTCATAACTTTAAATGTGGTGAGATTTACTGCCTCAGTTCGAATAGCTACAATGTGGCGTGCTGTTTGTGCGGCATAAATGTAGAATTCGAACGATTCCCACAACATTTCCAAAATGAACACTTGACGCCCAAACCCGAAAAAGTTGAAAAGAGTACGCCGAATGCAGAAGAAACCATAAAAGTTGACGTAGATCCTATAAAGAGCGAAGATGAGGATGTTAGTGATAACGGGGGCGATTCCGTTGGCTTTGATGGACCAGATTCAGATCACGATGAAGCTGTAGTTGATGAAAAACCATTTGACTTCGTTGACTTGCAGAATTTAGATGTGAACGTTGTTGAGCCGGAGAAGAAGTCTAAGCACAAAAAAGAAGCAGATAATGACGATGCTAGTGACACAAAGTCAACGGATGACAAAAGAGATGCACATGATGAAGACTGGCGTCCAGAGGATTCTTCCGACGACGAA AAGCCGAAAGCTCAAGATGACATTGATTCTCTTCCGTACCCATGTCCGGACTGTATGAGATCATATAAAACCAAACGCAGCATGCTAACGCACCACCGACAAACACATAATCCAACAAAAAGAAAGCCTAAGGAGCCcaatttgaaattcaaatgtGAGGAATGTGGTGAATTATTTAGAGCTGAAAGGAATTTGCGTGCGCACAAATGGAAACATACTGGTATTGTGTGCGACATTTGTGGCAAGAAATTCTCTCAAACTGGTAACCTGCAACGACATAAAATACGACACACCGGCATAAAGGCGCACAAGTGTCAGGAATGTGGCAACGACTTCTTCACAGATAAAGAATTAAAAGCACATATGTTGCGCCATACAGGCGAAAGACCAGTAGTTTGTGAGATATGCGGAAGACGTTGTCGCGATCACGGGGTATACAAAGCACACATGCGTCGACACACCGGTGAAAGACCTGCAAAATGCGATGTTTGTGGCAAAGCTTTTTACAGTTTCCACGATCTAAATGTGCATGCGGTAACACATAGCACTGAACGACCATTTGCATGCGACATGTGCGGTTCAACgtttcaaagaaagaagtctcttcgcgtgcataaaaaattacattctaAAGATCGTAAACACGAATGTAAAGTGTGCGGCAAAACGTTTGCACAATCGGGAGGCTTGAATGCGCATATGCGGACCCACGATGCAGCATTGAGTCGGAGTATTGTGGGCACTAGCAGCGCAATTCCTGCACCTGTAGTTACAGATGGTGTTGGCACTAGTACCAGCATGGGTCTTGCAGGTGCTATTGGGGTAGGTCTTGGGACAGATGTCAATCCAGTTAACTCTATTGGAGAGACACTATTGGGTGTTACTGGTGTGCTGAGTGGGACCGGTTCAACAATGGATTCTGTCACTAATTAG
- the LOC129239604 gene encoding guanine nucleotide-binding protein subunit beta-5 has product MADCTVTANASEKMATLLKEAENLKIKLEEERAKLNDINLWTVAERLEQIAFVNIKPRKVLKGHQAKVLCTDWSPDKRHIISSSQDGRLIIWDAFTTNKEHFITMPTTWIMACAYSPSGNFVACGGLDNKVTVYPITSDDEMAAKKRTVGTHTSYMSCCIYPNSDQQILTGSGDSTCALWDVESGQLLQSFHGHSGDVMAIDLAPNETGNTFVSGSCDRMAFIWDMRSGHVVQSFEGHQSDVNTVKFHPSGDAIATGSDDSSCRLFDMRADREVAVFAKESIIFGVNSVDFSVSGRLLFAGYNDYTVNLWDTLKSERICLLYGHENKVSCVQVSPDGTALSTGSWDYTIRVWA; this is encoded by the coding sequence ATGGCAGATTGTACTGTAACGGCTAATGCCAGTGAAAAGATGGCGACTTTGTTAAAAGAAgcggaaaatttgaaaattaaactgGAGGAGGAACGTGCAAAGTTAAACGATATTAATTTATGGACAGTAGCAGAGCGACTCGAGCAAATTGCGTTTGTAAATATAAAGCCTCGTAAAGTTCTTAAAGGCCATCAGGCAAAAGTTTTATGTACCGACTGGAGTCCAGACAAGCGTCACATAATTTCATCATCGCAGGATGGGCGCCTAATTATCTGGGACGCCTTCACAACCAATAAGGAACATTTTATCACCATGCCCACTACATGGATAATGGCTTGTGCATATTCACCTTCGGGCAATTTTGTTGCATGTGGTGGCTTGGATAATAAGGTTACAGTGTATCCTATTACTTCTGACGATGAAATGGCTGCTAAAAAACGAACAGTTGGCACGCATACTAGCTACATGTCTTGCTGCATATATCCGAATTCCGATCAGCAAATCCTTACTGGCAGCGGAGATTCAACCTGTGCATTATGGGATGTAGAAAGCGGTCAGTTATTGCAAAGCTTTCATGGTCATTCAGGTGATGTAATGGCTATTGATTTGGCGCCAAACGAAACCGGAAATACGTTTGTATCTGGCAGTTGTGATCGAATGGCATTCATTTGGGATATGCGCTCAGGCCATGTTGTTCAATCGTTTGAAGGTCATCAGTCAGACGTTAATACCGTTAAGTTTCATCCTAGTGGTGACGCAATAGCAACAGGGTCAGATGATAGCAGTTGTCGTTTATTTGATATGCGTGCCGACCGAGAAGTAGCTGTATTCGCAAAGGAGAGCATCATATTTGGTGTTAATTCTGTAGACTTCTCTGTGAGTGGACGTCTGTTATTCGCCGGCTATAATGATTATACAGTTAATCTCTGGGATACGCTAAAGTCGGAGCGCATTTGTCTGTTATACGGTCATGAAAATAAGGTATCTTGTGTGCAGGTATCACCAGATGGTACAGCATTGTCTACTGGCAGTTGGGATTACACTATACGTGTATGGGCATAA
- the LOC129239603 gene encoding TNF receptor-associated factor 6 isoform X2, with product MIVVFDPIMQNTQNSTGRHARQQQQQSYQQGHSHHHHYSSENNKSPSSIPPNSLAVSKSYVHAPASTTSDDTDFHESDARREIEQLKHKCPNSPLGCAVVASPIEVDRHLPTCPYRRLENAEEKCPFASVKCGFIGRPETNALEEHLKEDMPHHMQLMLQAFQQTAISTWNPQKPTSASGGKVNGALPPPPPQYANEADEQLIQTMYQRIVVLEQRVREQDVKLENLTKQLVTRPQIDPRYSNGTIVWEITNFRSVVEQLRTDANNLLYSRDFYTSPHGYRFCARLNIQPRNVNLLSLHVHLMQSENDFHLDWPFKGRIKLCMIHPHNPSLSQHDTIMTKPEVMAFHKPQERISTRGFGFVEYAKIVDVMQKGFCEDEKIIIKIQINIV from the exons ATGATAGTTGTATTTGATCCAATaatgcaaaatacacaaaatagcACTGGTAGGCACGCcagacaacagcaacagcaatcgTATCAGCAAGGGCACTCTCATCATCACCACTACTCATCAGAAAACAACAAATCACCATCATCTATACCGCCCAATTCGTTAGCAGTCTCCAAGTCGTATGTACACGCGCCGGCTTCCACCACTTCTGACGATACTGACTTCCACGAATCGGATGCAAG GCGCGAGATTGAACAACTCAAACACAAGTGTCCTAACTCACCACTGGGTTGTGCAGTAGTAGCATCACCAATAGAAGTGGATCGTCACTTGCCAACTTGTCCGTATAGAAGACTGGAAAACGCCGAAGAAAAATGCCCCTTTGCAAGTGTAAAATGCGGCTTCATTGGACGTCCAGAAACAAATGCACTCGAAGAACATCTCAAAGAGGACATGCCACATCATATGCAACTTATGCTCCAAGCATTTCAGCAAACTGCTATTTCCACCTGGAATCCACAAAAACCGACATCTGCGAGTGGTGGCAAAGTAAATGGTGCGTtaccgccaccgccaccgcaATATGCAAATGAAGCAGACGAGCAACTCATCCAAACAATGTACCAACGTATTGTAGTATTAGAACAACGTGTTCGTGAGCAGGATGTGAAGCTGGAAAATCTTACCAAGCAATTGGTTACGCGCCCACAAATTGATCCACGCTACAGTAATGGAACCATCGTATGGGAAATAACAAATTTTCGTAGCGTGGTAGAACAACTGCGTACCGATGCAAATAATTTACTTTACTCACGTGATTTTTATACCTCGCCACATGGCTACCGGTTCTGTGCACGTCTTAACATACAACCACGAAACGTCAATTTACTAAGTCTACATGTCCATTTAATGCAATCGGAAAACGATTTTCATTTAGATTGGCCATTTAAGGGACGCATCAAGCTGTGTATGATACATCCTCACAACCCCAGTCTCTCGCAACATGATACAATTATGACAAAACCAGAAGTTATGGCCTTCCATAAACCCCAAGAACGCATAAGCACTCGAGGATTTGGTTTTGTTGAGTATGCTAAAATAGTGGATGTCATGCAAAAAGGCTTCTGTGAGGATGAAAAGATTatcattaaaatacaaataaacataGTTTAA
- the LOC129239603 gene encoding TNF receptor-associated factor 6 isoform X1, which translates to MIVVFDPIMQNTQNSTGRHARQQQQQSYQQGHSHHHHYSSENNKSPSSIPPNSLAVSKSYVHAPASTTSDDTDFHESDARYECAICIHWLNEPVITKCGHRFCKSCLMEWLSNHHQCCPLDNTKLSTDHDIFPDNFTRREIEQLKHKCPNSPLGCAVVASPIEVDRHLPTCPYRRLENAEEKCPFASVKCGFIGRPETNALEEHLKEDMPHHMQLMLQAFQQTAISTWNPQKPTSASGGKVNGALPPPPPQYANEADEQLIQTMYQRIVVLEQRVREQDVKLENLTKQLVTRPQIDPRYSNGTIVWEITNFRSVVEQLRTDANNLLYSRDFYTSPHGYRFCARLNIQPRNVNLLSLHVHLMQSENDFHLDWPFKGRIKLCMIHPHNPSLSQHDTIMTKPEVMAFHKPQERISTRGFGFVEYAKIVDVMQKGFCEDEKIIIKIQINIV; encoded by the coding sequence ATGATAGTTGTATTTGATCCAATaatgcaaaatacacaaaatagcACTGGTAGGCACGCcagacaacagcaacagcaatcgTATCAGCAAGGGCACTCTCATCATCACCACTACTCATCAGAAAACAACAAATCACCATCATCTATACCGCCCAATTCGTTAGCAGTCTCCAAGTCGTATGTACACGCGCCGGCTTCCACCACTTCTGACGATACTGACTTCCACGAATCGGATGCAAGGTATGAATGTGCCATTTGTATTCATTGGCTTAATGAACCTGTGATCACCAAATGTGGCCACCGGTTTTGCAAATCATGTCTGATGGAATGGCTCAGCAATCACCATCAGTGCTGCCCATTGGACAACACAAAACTTTCTACAGATCACGATATTTTTCCCGATAACTTTACTAGGCGCGAGATTGAACAACTCAAACACAAGTGTCCTAACTCACCACTGGGTTGTGCAGTAGTAGCATCACCAATAGAAGTGGATCGTCACTTGCCAACTTGTCCGTATAGAAGACTGGAAAACGCCGAAGAAAAATGCCCCTTTGCAAGTGTAAAATGCGGCTTCATTGGACGTCCAGAAACAAATGCACTCGAAGAACATCTCAAAGAGGACATGCCACATCATATGCAACTTATGCTCCAAGCATTTCAGCAAACTGCTATTTCCACCTGGAATCCACAAAAACCGACATCTGCGAGTGGTGGCAAAGTAAATGGTGCGTtaccgccaccgccaccgcaATATGCAAATGAAGCAGACGAGCAACTCATCCAAACAATGTACCAACGTATTGTAGTATTAGAACAACGTGTTCGTGAGCAGGATGTGAAGCTGGAAAATCTTACCAAGCAATTGGTTACGCGCCCACAAATTGATCCACGCTACAGTAATGGAACCATCGTATGGGAAATAACAAATTTTCGTAGCGTGGTAGAACAACTGCGTACCGATGCAAATAATTTACTTTACTCACGTGATTTTTATACCTCGCCACATGGCTACCGGTTCTGTGCACGTCTTAACATACAACCACGAAACGTCAATTTACTAAGTCTACATGTCCATTTAATGCAATCGGAAAACGATTTTCATTTAGATTGGCCATTTAAGGGACGCATCAAGCTGTGTATGATACATCCTCACAACCCCAGTCTCTCGCAACATGATACAATTATGACAAAACCAGAAGTTATGGCCTTCCATAAACCCCAAGAACGCATAAGCACTCGAGGATTTGGTTTTGTTGAGTATGCTAAAATAGTGGATGTCATGCAAAAAGGCTTCTGTGAGGATGAAAAGATTatcattaaaatacaaataaacataGTTTAA